A DNA window from Turicibacter sp. TJ11 contains the following coding sequences:
- a CDS encoding CpsD/CapB family tyrosine-protein kinase — protein MQQTQIMSLVNPKSLEAEAYRTLRTNLQFSTVAGELKSMVVTSTNASEGKSTTMCNLAVSFAQTGKKVLLLEGDLRRPRLHTYLGLSNLNGVSNVLAQNVPFQEVIQSTALDIHVLTCGPIPPNPAELLNSNRFKELLEELKQHFDLILIDAPPVGVVTDAAILSTLVDGTLMVVASHQTDRDRAVRAMKLLQNVGAKVLGTVLTMVPADGKGYYGYQYYEYGANQSTKDTSVKKRRGVFSRLF, from the coding sequence ATGCAGCAAACTCAGATTATGTCTTTAGTGAATCCAAAGTCGTTAGAAGCTGAAGCCTATCGTACTCTTCGTACTAACTTACAGTTTTCAACAGTTGCTGGAGAGTTAAAGAGTATGGTCGTTACAAGTACGAATGCGTCAGAAGGAAAGTCAACGACGATGTGTAACTTGGCGGTTTCATTTGCTCAAACAGGAAAAAAAGTGTTATTGCTTGAAGGCGATCTTCGTCGTCCGCGTTTGCATACTTATTTAGGGTTATCTAATCTTAATGGGGTGTCAAATGTCCTCGCACAAAATGTACCATTTCAAGAGGTTATTCAGTCAACGGCATTAGACATTCATGTTTTAACGTGTGGGCCTATTCCACCTAACCCTGCTGAATTATTAAACTCAAATCGTTTTAAAGAATTACTTGAAGAATTAAAACAACATTTTGACTTAATTTTAATTGATGCACCACCGGTTGGGGTTGTGACGGATGCGGCAATTTTATCGACACTTGTCGATGGAACATTGATGGTGGTTGCCTCTCATCAAACGGATCGAGATCGTGCCGTTCGTGCGATGAAGTTATTACAAAACGTAGGAGCTAAAGTGTTAGGAACGGTGCTGACGATGGTTCCAGCAGATGGTAAAGGTTATTATGGGTATCAGTATTATGAGTATGGGGCTAATCAATCAACGAAAGACACATCGGTGAAAAAGCGTCGTGGAGTGTTTAGTCGACTGTTTTAG
- a CDS encoding YveK family protein, whose protein sequence is MEEMHYENEMTLEDIFKALRKRWLLIVSVTLMFLIGGSVFVIFFGPVPQYQSSTTVLVDYRGSENEVLTQNDINLSQKLVQTYTEIIKSLTILNPVIDELDLDLTANQLLNKISVSQVNETEIIKISVTDQDPILARDIANTLADVFSKEIFDIMKVDSTSVLDEAVLPTTPLSQNKATKIAIAGILGLMVSVGLVFLMEYLDRSIKTPDEAESILGVPVLGVIPKSKVERKGY, encoded by the coding sequence ATGGAAGAGATGCATTACGAAAATGAAATGACGCTTGAAGATATCTTCAAGGCATTGAGGAAGCGTTGGTTATTAATTGTTAGTGTGACACTTATGTTTTTGATCGGTGGAAGTGTGTTTGTGATCTTCTTTGGGCCTGTTCCACAGTATCAATCGTCAACGACGGTTCTTGTTGATTATCGTGGAAGTGAAAATGAAGTTTTAACTCAAAATGATATCAACTTAAGTCAAAAGTTAGTTCAGACTTATACGGAGATTATTAAAAGCTTAACGATTTTAAATCCAGTGATTGATGAATTAGATTTAGATTTAACAGCTAATCAGTTGTTAAATAAAATTTCGGTTTCTCAGGTCAATGAGACAGAGATTATTAAGATTTCGGTGACGGATCAGGATCCGATTTTAGCACGCGACATTGCGAATACATTAGCCGATGTTTTCTCAAAAGAAATCTTTGACATTATGAAGGTCGATTCAACATCAGTATTAGATGAGGCAGTTTTACCAACGACGCCACTTTCACAGAATAAAGCGACTAAAATTGCGATTGCAGGGATTTTAGGATTAATGGTGAGTGTCGGGTTAGTGTTTTTAATGGAATATTTAGATCGTTCGATTAAAACACCGGATGAAGCCGAGTCAATACTAGGGGTTCCTGTTCTTGGTGTCATTCCAAAATCAAAGGTAGAAAGGAAGGGGTATTAG
- the galU gene encoding UTP--glucose-1-phosphate uridylyltransferase GalU: MRKPVRKAVIPAAGFGTRFLPATKSQPKEMLPIVDKPTIQYIIEEAIASGIEEILIVTSSTKRSIEDHFDKSYELEDTLAKKGKNDMLEMVQNISNMAQIHYIRQKEAKGLGHAILCAKTFIGNEPFAVLLGDDIVVNEENPATKQLINAYEKNGCSIMGVQTVADEDVSKYGIMKPSKSHQPEGRMVKLSGMVEKPKQEEAPSNLAVMGRYVLTPEIFEMLETQEAGAGGEIQLTDAIDRLMDRQAVYAYDFEGQRYDVGDKFGFIKATIDFSLNRDDLKDQVQAYLKELMA, translated from the coding sequence ATGAGAAAACCTGTACGTAAAGCCGTGATTCCAGCCGCCGGATTTGGAACACGGTTCTTACCGGCAACGAAATCACAACCAAAGGAAATGTTACCAATCGTTGATAAACCAACGATTCAATACATCATCGAAGAAGCCATTGCCTCAGGAATTGAAGAAATCTTAATCGTCACAAGTTCAACAAAGCGTTCCATTGAAGATCACTTCGATAAATCTTACGAACTTGAAGACACACTAGCTAAAAAAGGGAAAAACGACATGCTTGAAATGGTTCAAAACATTTCAAATATGGCGCAAATTCACTATATTCGTCAAAAAGAAGCAAAAGGTTTAGGACACGCCATTCTTTGTGCCAAAACTTTCATTGGAAATGAACCATTTGCTGTCTTACTTGGAGATGACATCGTCGTAAACGAGGAAAACCCAGCAACCAAACAATTAATTAATGCTTATGAGAAAAATGGCTGCTCAATCATGGGCGTTCAAACCGTAGCAGACGAAGACGTTTCTAAATATGGAATTATGAAGCCTTCAAAATCACATCAACCAGAAGGACGTATGGTGAAATTATCTGGAATGGTTGAAAAACCAAAACAAGAAGAGGCACCATCAAACTTAGCTGTGATGGGACGCTACGTCTTAACACCAGAAATCTTTGAAATGTTAGAAACTCAAGAAGCAGGTGCTGGTGGGGAAATCCAATTAACAGATGCGATTGATCGTTTAATGGATCGTCAAGCCGTTTATGCCTACGACTTTGAAGGACAACGCTATGATGTAGGGGATAAATTTGGATTCATTAAAGCAACGATTGACTTCTCATTAAACCGCGACGACTTAAAAGACCAAGTCCAAGCTTACTTAAAAGAATTAATGGCATAG
- a CDS encoding IS1182 family transposase, with protein MLTKENIHQDYTTYSTGYQLSLTMDIQVYIPPHDPVRLLNQLLEGLDDKKLLSTYSDKGRNSVVPPVIMFKILIYAYMNRSFSSREIQRLCQRDIHFIWLLNGYPAPSHHTINRFRKHHLSDGVMEDLFDQFIERLHTLDEIHFKNLFIDGTKIEANANRYSFIWLKSVTKNEAKLQVKIEKLLQQVNDMYLVNYSFDGESPLSVMESCLRMLQQKVNEQSLEFVYGKGKRKTILQRQVESMEAYLEKQHLYLAYKETIGLHRSSCSKTDTDATFMRMKDDHMKNGQLKPGYNVQIGVEAEYIVHVGIFSSANDVTTLIPFLTAMESRLSKTYERVIADAGYESEENYAYLKENHQKGFIKPLNYETSKTRKYKAQLGKRENMAYDELTDTYTCANGRTLKPIEVKIRESQTGYRKEVTIYECETCQDCPLRLKCTKAKEGNSKRLEVSKKMLSLRTESLKNIQSEEGILLRKNRSIQVEGAFGVLKQDYGFRKFLTRGKVHVTVELLLLCFGYNVQKLHNKIQSHRCGQQLHPGKVA; from the coding sequence ATGCTGACTAAAGAAAATATACATCAAGATTATACAACTTATTCAACTGGATATCAACTCTCTTTAACGATGGATATTCAAGTTTATATTCCACCTCATGATCCTGTACGTTTGCTTAATCAATTATTGGAGGGATTAGATGATAAAAAATTATTAAGCACTTACTCTGATAAAGGGAGAAATTCTGTCGTACCACCGGTGATCATGTTTAAGATTTTAATTTACGCGTACATGAATCGCTCTTTTTCTTCACGAGAAATTCAGCGACTTTGTCAACGGGATATTCATTTTATCTGGTTATTAAATGGATATCCAGCGCCTAGCCATCATACGATTAATCGATTTAGAAAACATCATTTAAGCGATGGTGTCATGGAAGATTTATTTGATCAATTCATTGAGCGTCTTCACACCTTAGATGAAATTCATTTTAAAAACCTATTTATTGATGGAACAAAAATTGAAGCCAATGCCAATCGCTATTCGTTTATTTGGTTAAAATCCGTGACTAAAAATGAAGCGAAGCTCCAGGTCAAAATAGAAAAACTCCTTCAACAAGTGAATGACATGTATCTCGTTAATTATTCATTTGATGGTGAATCCCCATTATCCGTGATGGAGTCTTGTTTACGGATGCTTCAACAAAAAGTGAATGAACAATCTCTTGAATTTGTTTATGGAAAAGGTAAGAGAAAAACCATTTTACAACGTCAAGTTGAATCAATGGAAGCATATCTTGAAAAACAACACCTGTATCTAGCATATAAAGAAACCATTGGTCTTCATCGATCAAGTTGTTCAAAAACGGATACCGATGCCACGTTTATGAGAATGAAAGATGATCACATGAAAAATGGTCAATTAAAACCAGGATATAATGTCCAAATTGGCGTTGAAGCGGAGTATATTGTTCATGTTGGAATCTTTAGTTCGGCAAATGATGTCACGACTTTGATTCCCTTTCTGACAGCCATGGAATCTCGATTATCTAAAACATATGAACGAGTGATTGCAGATGCGGGTTATGAAAGTGAAGAAAATTATGCTTATTTGAAGGAAAACCATCAAAAAGGTTTCATTAAGCCCCTCAACTATGAAACCTCAAAAACAAGAAAATATAAAGCTCAACTGGGGAAACGAGAAAACATGGCGTACGATGAACTCACCGATACCTATACGTGCGCAAATGGCAGAACGTTAAAACCGATCGAAGTTAAAATTCGAGAAAGTCAGACCGGTTATCGAAAAGAAGTCACGATTTATGAATGTGAAACCTGCCAAGATTGTCCTTTGCGTTTAAAATGTACAAAAGCGAAAGAAGGAAACTCAAAACGATTGGAAGTGTCTAAAAAAATGCTTTCGCTAAGAACAGAGTCACTTAAAAATATCCAAAGTGAAGAAGGGATTCTGTTAAGAAAGAATCGTTCGATTCAAGTCGAAGGTGCTTTTGGCGTGTTAAAACAAGATTACGGCTTCAGAAAATTTTTAACCCGTGGAAAAGTCCATGTCACAGTCGAACTATTGCTTCTATGTTTTGGATATAATGTGCAAAAATTACATAACAAAATTCAAAGCCATCGTTGCGGACAACAACTTCATCCAGGGAAAGTGGCTTAA
- a CDS encoding LCP family protein, which translates to MQKKVLLWILIPTISVFLLIMGGGVFAARHFYSKMNTTNQLVHDEVAVNDAVLNKEEDLNVINITLLGIDQDGDGSNGRSDAIKMISLDMNHQKIKMTSFQRDTLIYLPDPENDFDKLNHAYWYGGAPLTLKTLNYNFDLDITRYVAFNFDAIEEIIDIMGGVDIDIKSSEINVTNDYINHLNSLHAGDTDAPHLTKGGLQTLSGRQAMAYMRNRYVGSDFTRMERQSTVIQALVDKATTLSYSELLSLLDACLPYVETNLTLNEIIDYGTKALNFDLSQIEQLQIPSADNTHKSISYKGYSPLYIMSSYQDLVKELHAFIYNDTQYQPSQTVINTESAIYEKFGYVK; encoded by the coding sequence ATGCAAAAGAAGGTACTATTATGGATTTTGATTCCTACTATATCTGTTTTCTTATTAATTATGGGTGGAGGCGTGTTTGCAGCTCGTCATTTTTATTCTAAGATGAATACAACGAATCAATTAGTTCATGATGAGGTGGCTGTCAATGATGCAGTTCTAAATAAGGAAGAAGACTTAAATGTCATTAATATCACACTTTTAGGGATTGATCAAGATGGTGATGGATCAAATGGTCGTAGTGATGCAATTAAGATGATCTCTCTTGATATGAATCATCAAAAAATAAAGATGACGTCCTTTCAGCGTGATACGTTAATTTATTTACCTGATCCTGAAAATGATTTTGATAAGTTAAATCATGCGTATTGGTATGGTGGGGCACCATTAACGTTAAAAACATTAAATTATAATTTTGATTTAGATATTACGCGTTATGTAGCGTTTAACTTTGATGCGATTGAAGAGATTATTGATATCATGGGTGGTGTTGATATTGATATTAAGTCTTCAGAGATTAATGTGACGAATGATTATATTAATCATTTAAATAGTTTACATGCAGGTGATACAGACGCGCCTCATTTAACAAAAGGTGGTCTGCAAACTTTATCTGGGCGTCAAGCGATGGCATATATGAGAAATCGTTATGTAGGAAGTGATTTTACTCGTATGGAGCGTCAATCAACGGTGATTCAGGCACTAGTTGATAAGGCGACGACGTTAAGTTATTCAGAGTTACTATCACTTTTAGATGCTTGTTTACCTTATGTTGAGACTAATTTAACGTTAAATGAAATTATTGATTATGGGACAAAAGCTTTAAACTTTGATTTAAGTCAGATTGAACAACTGCAAATTCCAAGTGCAGATAATACTCATAAATCTATTAGTTATAAGGGATACAGTCCACTTTATATTATGAGCAGTTATCAAGATCTTGTAAAAGAGTTACACGCATTTATTTATAATGATACACAGTATCAGCCATCACAAACAGTTATTAATACAGAATCTGCTATTTATGAGAAGTTCGGCTATGTAAAATAA
- the istA gene encoding IS21 family transposase — protein MEKKEKMIRLYLKGLSYTDIAKEIGMTRKTVSKYIKQYEKDQKALELATTPEEKEQIIILSSAKPKYDSSKRQRIKLTPDVESIIYSYLEENKQKIQQGKRKLVMKNTDIYEWLISKNIDISYRSVCAYVSKQTQRSKEAFIRQAYEPGQVAEFDWGDVTLYIDELGTERRFKIGVFDLKYSDKRFAYLYSHENTEAFLDIHTRFFEEIKGVPTEIVYDNARVQVKHLAGREKHSTEAVKKLMNYYGYTPRYTNPYSGHEKGHVERSVELIRRKAYSKSHHFKTIADAVTALLEATSRENQKIKQRTNQSAETVFAQEQKDLLPYRLPLDTYLTATYKVNKYSFIHVDSNFYSVPDYLVGKEVTVRKNIDQIKVYFDDRFLFKAKRLIGRHQYHIDIHHYLATLKKSSIIFGVADQATPFFMA, from the coding sequence TTGGAGAAGAAAGAAAAAATGATTCGTTTATATCTAAAAGGTCTATCTTATACAGACATTGCTAAAGAGATAGGAATGACTCGAAAAACGGTTAGTAAATATATCAAGCAATATGAGAAGGATCAGAAGGCGTTAGAATTGGCTACGACTCCTGAAGAAAAAGAACAGATTATTATCCTTTCATCTGCTAAGCCTAAGTATGATAGTAGTAAACGTCAACGGATTAAATTAACACCTGATGTTGAGTCAATAATTTATTCTTACTTAGAAGAAAATAAACAAAAGATTCAACAGGGTAAACGTAAACTCGTGATGAAAAATACAGATATTTATGAATGGCTGATTTCGAAAAATATTGATATTAGCTACCGTTCAGTTTGTGCTTATGTTTCTAAACAAACACAACGTTCAAAAGAGGCCTTTATTAGACAAGCTTATGAGCCAGGACAAGTGGCCGAGTTTGATTGGGGAGATGTCACTCTTTATATTGACGAATTGGGGACTGAACGCCGCTTTAAAATTGGAGTGTTTGACTTGAAATATAGTGATAAGAGATTTGCTTATCTTTATTCACACGAAAATACGGAGGCTTTTCTCGATATTCACACTCGCTTCTTTGAAGAAATCAAAGGGGTTCCAACTGAAATCGTCTATGATAATGCACGTGTTCAAGTTAAACATCTAGCTGGGAGAGAAAAACACTCCACTGAGGCGGTTAAAAAATTAATGAATTATTATGGTTATACGCCGCGATACACAAACCCTTACAGCGGTCATGAAAAAGGTCATGTGGAGCGTTCTGTTGAATTAATTCGACGAAAAGCGTATAGTAAGTCCCATCATTTCAAAACCATTGCAGATGCGGTAACTGCACTTTTAGAAGCTACTAGTCGTGAAAATCAAAAAATAAAACAACGAACCAACCAATCTGCAGAGACTGTATTTGCACAAGAACAGAAGGATTTACTTCCCTATCGATTACCGTTAGATACTTACTTAACTGCTACCTATAAAGTGAATAAATATAGCTTCATTCATGTCGATTCAAATTTTTATTCTGTTCCCGATTACTTAGTCGGAAAAGAGGTGACTGTCCGTAAAAACATTGACCAGATTAAAGTTTATTTTGATGATCGATTTTTATTTAAGGCTAAACGCTTAATCGGACGTCACCAATATCATATAGATATTCACCACTATCTAGCGACATTAAAAAAGAGTTCTATAATATTTGGTGTTGCTGATCAAGCAACACCTTTTTTCATGGCATAA